A window of Gudongella oleilytica genomic DNA:
CACCCTCCGGTGCGTCCAGCGCTAGACCTTCTGTCTTGTATTCCAATGTTTGTTCCACCACTTTCTCCATGGTCAGAACCTCGCCGCTCTCTTTGTTTACCGAAGTTACTTTCCATCCTTCTGGATTCAAGGCCAGTTCTTTAAACTCTTGCGTGGATCGTTTCAGCGTATAGCTGATTACAAAGTTATGATCCTGTGAGCATAGGTAGCCTAGGTTTGTACCACTATTAAGTCCTCTATCTGCGACTACTGTGATCTTCTCTAAACGATATAACTCTCTCAGTCTTTCCACTGACTTCGTTAAAGTTGACTGATCCATAGTGTTTCCAGGAAAAAGTTCATAGGTTACAGGAATCCCATTGTTATCAATTAGAAGTCCCATAACTACTTGAACTTCATTGTTTTTGTGGGATTTTGAGAAACCAAACATTCTCAGTTCACCCCATTTGGTGCTCTCAAAGGAATGAGTGGTGACATCGTAATAGGCGCAACCATTCTTTCGTTTCGTTTTCTTCTGGAAGAAAACAGATAGGAATTCAATGAGATCCTCTTTAGACTCTGCTAGGATATCCAAAACTCCATAGAGTGCATCCAAAGTCTGTTCCGTATGACCAGCATATTGGCTCTGTACTTGATAACAGCTGTAAATACTGCCGGGATCCGTACATCTCCTAGCCAAGAGGTAGAAGATGCTTTGTATTAGCTCTTCAGGATCTCTTTTTCCAGCATATCGTTCAAAGAACTTCTCCAATTTCAGTTCTCTCCAGAGGTTCTGAATCAGGGCGTGTCCGAAACGGAACGAAGACGTCACGTCTTCGGCGGAGGTAATCTCTTTTGTGGGCACAGTTAAGGTAATTGGAGCAGACTCAGCATTCTTTTCCCGTGTTAAGCGCTTTGCTTCTTCTTTCAGTTCCTCAATGATATGAGGGTTTTCTGCCAGCAACTTTTCATAGTTACCATAATTTTTTACGATGACCGCTTTTCTTTTATCTGTGCCTGGAACTCGTCGATCATCACGCAACTGGACAATGCGATGACTTCCTTTTCCGCTGATTGTGATATACATCTGGCACCTCCAACACCTATTTACTTATATTATATCATAAGTGATTATAAGTGTACATAGATAAACAATGTTTTTCCAAAATAAAACCCTGAATTCGTTTGAGAATTCAAGGTTTTAGAAGTTATGCTATTTATTTTTATTTGTTTTCCTTCCAAAGTCAGGTATGGTCAGCAAGACTTCTTCGCCCCTGGACTTTTTACCTATTACAGTGTCTATCTCCCAGTGCCCGAATTCATTGCGCTGATCAACTGACTTTGGTCGTAGTTCTATACTGTTGCCAAGCTTCCTCTTATTCTTGCGAGTACGTTTTGATTTTGTGTTGTATTGAAGCTTAAGGGGTAAGTCAGAGTTCTTTACTCTCATAAGTCCAAGGTCAATGTAATTGTACAAAGTCTTGGTGCATACCATTTCAGAAGGCTTGAACTTTCCGGATTTAAGCGCACGACCAACGCATGTGTCGGGTGACCACTTATCTTCTTTGATCATTTTGGTGACATAATCTATGAAGTCACTGCATTGTAGCCTTTTAAAGGGCTTACAGGAGTTCTTACGGTTGTTGTCATAGACTGCTTTGCCTGTGGCAGCCAGGTATACATCAACTTTCTTTTTGGCATATATTTGTGTTGTTGTACCCCTTCTGATTTCATTTAGAATGGTATTCCTTGCCCTGCCAAGCTGCTTTGCTATCTTGTAGGGGGTAAAGCCATCTTGAAGACGAAGTTGAATAAACATTCGCTCCTCGTAGTTTAGGTGTTTATTTTTCCTCGAATCAGTGGTATTATTAGGGTAGTCCATAGTGATTATCCTCCGTGTCAGATTTTTTGTAGTGATTAAATCATAACACAGATAGTCATCTATGGGCTTTTTATATTAGTTCAATTTCATTTTACAATGAGTCACCAATTTATCAAATTTATCTTTTTGATCTTTTTCACGCACCCAACACACGTTGAGCCGGTCGTATTGATGTCAAGGGTTGAGAAGTAAAAGTGTAGAAAAGCCTTGAAATAAAGGGTTTCCGAGGTTTGAACGTAAAAATCGGATGAGCAAAAATCGTGAAAACATCGGGTTTTGGGAACAAGTCCAAAGACGTGATTTTGAACGTGACAGAGCGATTTAGATAACATGGGTTTGCAGTGATCGAGTTAGATGTTTTTTGAAAAATCCGAGGTTGTGTGGTCAGGATAAATGAGTGATATCTAAACACAAGCAAATGCCATAAAAAAACCATAAAAACGTTGGGCAAATAGCAACTAAATGCTTTTCCTCAACGTTTTTGACTTTTACATTTTACTGGGTGATGTTGTTTATTTCAACTTATCGACTTGCTTTTGGAACGCTAACAGATGGCTTTCAGAACCACTCTTTAATGCAGTGAATACTTCATATACATTATCAGGAAGATCATAGGTTAAGAATAATTCATACATCGCAATATTGTCAATTTCGGCTTGAACTCCAGTCTCGGCGGCTTCAAGAAGGTCGGCGGGTATAACAATGTGATCCGCAGAGTCATCCGCAGGGAAATCAAGACCATATGAGACATATACCTCTTTTAAAAATGCGAGATGTGTTTCTTCGGCACTAACGATATTGTCGTAGGGCTTTTGGCTGCCAAACTTATCTATGATGGCTAAGTATTCAGCACGCGCTAAATATTCATCTTGAACAGCATACATCAACATATCGTTGACACTCAGAGCTTTATCAGCAGCAGCTCCTTTAGCCCCATAACCTTCAAGTGATAGTGCTTTATCGTTATCGGTTAGTGGAGCTGGATCAATGTCAATATTATGATCGATAGGTTGCGTAGTTTCAGGTGCTTGAGTTGAGGTATCCTGAACGGGTGGGGTAGTTTCCTTTGTTGGTTCAGTGGATGTGCTGCAGGCAGCTAGTAAAAACATACTGCTGATAATAAGCAGGAGAATTAATATTCCCATTGTCGTGCGCTTATGATTTTTTTTAAACAAATCTATTCTCGTTCGCATATTTTTCACTCCTTTATATTGATATTTTTAACGTTTATCATACTCCATAAATGTGATGGAAATATGATTATCGGAGATTTTATATCCGAATGATGTGAAAGAGTCAAGTCCATATTAGTGTGTAAATTCCTCGGGTATGATTTTGTGGGGGTATTTAGCCTAAGGGGCATAGTATAGTGAGTCAAATGCATAAGGGTATGTACTGTAGTTTTTCCTGCAGTAAGTTGACACCATCATGTCAAGTTGATTATTGACAAATTCATCAAAAAATAGTACTATAAGAATAAATCGGACGAACGACCGAATTGTGAGGTGTTGGTATTGTGCTTACTAGAACAAATGAACGAACTCAACCAGAGAAAATCTTATTAGCAGCTTATACCTGTATATCGACCAGAGGTTATGCAAATGTTTCAATGAGAGACATTGCTGATGAAGCAGGAGTCGTTTTAAGCCAGTTAAATTATTACTTCAAAAATAAGGAGGGGTTATTTAAAGAAGTTGTAGGAATGATGACTTCAAAGTATTTAAAGGAGATTAAAGCATCATTGGAGCAGGAAAGTACACCCCAGAAAAAAGTAAAAGGCTTGATTAATTACTTTAAAAATATGTTGCAGCATAATCCGGAACTTTTTAGATTGCTCTATGATTTTACGGGTTTAGCTATTTGGTCACCTGTATTCAGTAGTTTGCTTAGTGAATTGTTCAAAGATTTATCGGACATGATTGAGAAGTATATTTTTAACGATCTTCAATTAAAGGAATTAAAAGGCTATCCTACAAAAGACTTGTCTCGCTTGATTTTGGGGTCGATGTTTGGTACAGGGATTCAGGTTTTGCTTGATCAAGATGAAAAATTACCAGAAGCATTAAATGCTATGCAAATTTTATTTGATTAAATTTATGAAAGTGAGGTATTTTGTTATGTCAGGATTAATTGAAAAGTCAGTCAATTTAGGGTTAGGGTTGTTTTCTTACTCTAGAGAAAAAATTGAAAATGTGGTTGATGAGTTGGTGAATAAAGGTGAAGTGGCTAGGAAGGACGCTAAGGATCTGGTTAATGATTTAGTGAAAAAAGGCGAAGAACAACGTGAAGAATTTAAGAAAATGGTCAAGGATGAAATTTTAGACGCACTAGAATCAAAAGATATTGCCCGCAAAGAAGATCTCATGGGAAAAGATGAGTTCAGAAAGATTGTAAGAGAAGAGTTGATTGATATATTAAATGAGAAAGAAATAGCCACAAAGAAGGATATAAACGAACTAAAAAAATAAGATTTGGATTGATCAGTTAAAAGACAGAGCAATGGCAGGTTCTTAGATATTGTCTATGTTTTTTAGCTGGGCTGTCCATTATTTGGAGATGGTTTTGAAATGGGAATTGTTATAGCTACTGATTCAAATTGCGATTTGCCGTTGAATATATTTCTCAAAATAATATACATGTTATTCCATTTACATTTGTGCTAAATGGAATAAATTATATAGATGATTTTGGGGAATCTTTAAGTTACAAAGAATTTTACGACGAAATTCGAAATGGAAGTATGCCAACAACTGCTCAGATTGCTGCTTTTACTTTTGAAAATGAATTTAGAAGTTTTGTTTAAAAAGGAGATCCAGTTATTTATATAGGTTTCTCTTCAGCACTTATTGAAACTTTTAATGGCTCTGTCATAGATAGAAATGAAATAATGGAAGCAAACCCAGAAGCAGATATAACAGTGATAGATTCGAAAAGCGCCTCAATCGGTCAGGGTTTATTAGTGTATTATGCGAGCGAAATGTTAAAACAAGGAAAATCTAAAGAAGAAATCGTAGAGTGGATTGCTTGATGTTAAACCGGTTTTAAATGTTTCAAATGATGGAAGATTAGATGTTGTAAAAAAATTAGAGGGATAAAATTCGCGTAACTAAACCGGAAGAACAAATGATATTCATCACCCATGGTGATTGTATTGAAGATGCAGAGTATCTGAAATCTCTGATTTTGAGTGAGACAGTGCCCAAAGATATAGTTATAAATAGTTTGGGACCAATCATAGGGACACATACAGGACCAGGGTTGGTGGGTGTATTTTTTTTTAGGAAAAGAAAGATAGTTATGACGTCCGTTCCGTTAAGAATTAAAAATGTATATTAGCTCACAGACATGAAGCAGGTATAGATGACAGAGTTTCTATCAATTTATATCTTCATTTTTAGCAAAAGAGTGATTGGACAGAGTGGGGATAA
This region includes:
- a CDS encoding IS30 family transposase, with amino-acid sequence MDYPNNTTDSRKNKHLNYEERMFIQLRLQDGFTPYKIAKQLGRARNTILNEIRRGTTTQIYAKKKVDVYLAATGKAVYDNNRKNSCKPFKRLQCSDFIDYVTKMIKEDKWSPDTCVGRALKSGKFKPSEMVCTKTLYNYIDLGLMRVKNSDLPLKLQYNTKSKRTRKNKRKLGNSIELRPKSVDQRNEFGHWEIDTVIGKKSRGEEVLLTIPDFGRKTNKNK
- a CDS encoding IS1634 family transposase — its product is MYITISGKGSHRIVQLRDDRRVPGTDKRKAVIVKNYGNYEKLLAENPHIIEELKEEAKRLTREKNAESAPITLTVPTKEITSAEDVTSSFRFGHALIQNLWRELKLEKFFERYAGKRDPEELIQSIFYLLARRCTDPGSIYSCYQVQSQYAGHTEQTLDALYGVLDILAESKEDLIEFLSVFFQKKTKRKNGCAYYDVTTHSFESTKWGELRMFGFSKSHKNNEVQVVMGLLIDNNGIPVTYELFPGNTMDQSTLTKSVERLRELYRLEKITVVADRGLNSGTNLGYLCSQDHNFVISYTLKRSTQEFKELALNPEGWKVTSVNKESGEVLTMEKVVEQTLEYKTEGLALDAPEGAEEGIKKKRGRPKKYQHHTVPVKIHLTWSAKRASKDRGDRQRMLEKLMKKMDKPYQMKAAVKRGVNQFLEMELETENWKISEEKIRESEKYDGYYAIITNNLELSTLEVVEIYRGLWRIEESFRIMKTDLQATPAFVWTDKHIEGHFALCFLALTIMRYLQYKIADHTGAQVSAANLMEALSGPTVITQGTYPSITVTPININQTYLDISKILGMAALRQNMTLTQFRSATKLNLVKNLE
- a CDS encoding ferritin-like domain-containing protein, with protein sequence MRTRIDLFKKNHKRTTMGILILLLIISSMFLLAACSTSTEPTKETTPPVQDTSTQAPETTQPIDHNIDIDPAPLTDNDKALSLEGYGAKGAAADKALSVNDMLMYAVQDEYLARAEYLAIIDKFGSQKPYDNIVSAEETHLAFLKEVYVSYGLDFPADDSADHIVIPADLLEAAETGVQAEIDNIAMYELFLTYDLPDNVYEVFTALKSGSESHLLAFQKQVDKLK
- a CDS encoding DegV family protein, whose amino-acid sequence is MIFITHGDCIEDAEYLKSLILSETVPKDIVINSLGPIIGTHTGPGLVGVFFFRKRKIVMTSVPLRIKNVY
- a CDS encoding TetR/AcrR family transcriptional regulator, whose product is MLTRTNERTQPEKILLAAYTCISTRGYANVSMRDIADEAGVVLSQLNYYFKNKEGLFKEVVGMMTSKYLKEIKASLEQESTPQKKVKGLINYFKNMLQHNPELFRLLYDFTGLAIWSPVFSSLLSELFKDLSDMIEKYIFNDLQLKELKGYPTKDLSRLILGSMFGTGIQVLLDQDEKLPEALNAMQILFD
- a CDS encoding phasin family protein, giving the protein MSGLIEKSVNLGLGLFSYSREKIENVVDELVNKGEVARKDAKDLVNDLVKKGEEQREEFKKMVKDEILDALESKDIARKEDLMGKDEFRKIVREELIDILNEKEIATKKDINELKK